A genomic window from Corynebacterium fournieri includes:
- a CDS encoding ABC transporter ATP-binding protein, giving the protein MSDISIEKLGVVFPDGAVGLDDINLHIESGEFVALVGPSGSGKTTLLRTLAGFVAPSTGTVSLDGADVTRMPPEKRQMGMVFQQHAVWPHMSVRDNVAYPLKRTGVGRQEQHKRVEETLNTVGLNGYGDRKPSTLSGGQQQRVALARAIVSTPRVLLLDEALSALDEPLRDSLRRELVSLTKQSSLTTVHVTHDRKEALAIADRIALLRDGKLEQFATPQQVIAHPATPWVASFIADATLLNGRCVRGRVVTDTASLEWALADVELVGDHGGEAAGDVTVAVLPESVEITSPGEKGARAGRVTSALFEISGYSLTIDVDGVEFRGRASARNVPAVGDAVGVVVRSPIVYPAKND; this is encoded by the coding sequence ATGAGCGACATCTCGATAGAGAAGCTGGGCGTAGTTTTCCCAGACGGCGCTGTTGGTTTGGACGACATTAACCTCCACATCGAAAGTGGTGAGTTCGTGGCGTTGGTTGGCCCATCCGGATCAGGAAAAACTACGTTGCTCCGTACGTTGGCGGGGTTTGTGGCGCCGTCAACCGGCACGGTTTCGCTTGACGGGGCGGATGTGACTCGCATGCCACCAGAGAAGCGACAGATGGGGATGGTGTTCCAGCAGCACGCGGTGTGGCCGCATATGAGCGTGAGAGACAATGTCGCGTACCCGCTCAAGCGCACAGGGGTGGGAAGGCAGGAGCAGCACAAGCGCGTAGAGGAAACGCTTAATACTGTGGGCCTGAACGGGTACGGCGACAGGAAGCCGTCGACATTGTCCGGTGGGCAACAGCAACGTGTCGCTCTCGCGCGTGCGATTGTGTCCACCCCGCGCGTACTGCTTCTCGACGAAGCCTTGTCGGCCCTGGACGAACCTCTGCGGGACAGCCTCCGCAGGGAGCTTGTCTCTCTGACCAAACAGTCGTCGCTCACCACGGTGCACGTCACCCACGACCGCAAAGAAGCGCTCGCAATCGCGGACCGCATAGCGTTGTTGCGAGACGGCAAACTCGAACAGTTTGCAACGCCGCAGCAGGTTATCGCACACCCAGCTACGCCGTGGGTGGCCTCCTTCATCGCTGACGCGACGCTGCTTAACGGGCGCTGCGTCAGGGGGCGAGTTGTGACCGACACAGCGTCGCTGGAGTGGGCACTCGCGGATGTGGAGCTGGTCGGCGACCACGGCGGCGAGGCAGCAGGCGATGTCACCGTCGCGGTCTTGCCGGAGTCGGTCGAAATCACGTCGCCGGGGGAGAAAGGAGCTCGGGCAGGCCGAGTCACATCGGCCCTGTTTGAGATCTCCGGCTACTCGCTCACCATTGACGTCGACGGCGTCGAGTTCCGGGGAAGGGCATCAGCTCGTAACGTCCCGGCGGTTGGCGACGCGGTCGGTGTCGTAGTGCGATCGCCGATAGTCTATCCCGCAAAAAATGACTGA
- a CDS encoding PhzF family phenazine biosynthesis protein, whose amino-acid sequence MTSLDFFEIDVFATGAFTGNPLAVICGADGLSGEQMQAIASWTNFSETTFLLAPTNAEADYRVRIFTPTQEYDFAGHPTLGTARAWLEQGNQTCSEGRVIQECGVGNVEVRITGDTLAFATPPLKRSDPLSEEEKAQVREAFGVAKHMLIDASYGDNGPGWKLALLDSVDTLRALERPEGSDLKVAFAALTGTEDPAYELRAFNPAFEDPVTGSANGAMAQWLRGRGDVPQRYTVSQGTALGRDGRVEIVDDGEEIWVGGRAVVRVRGTLKV is encoded by the coding sequence GTGACTTCCTTGGATTTCTTCGAAATTGATGTGTTCGCTACCGGCGCGTTTACTGGCAACCCGCTCGCGGTGATCTGCGGCGCGGATGGTTTGAGCGGTGAACAAATGCAGGCCATTGCGTCGTGGACGAACTTTTCCGAGACCACGTTTCTGCTCGCACCCACCAACGCCGAAGCCGACTACCGAGTGCGCATCTTCACGCCCACACAAGAGTACGACTTCGCCGGCCACCCCACGCTCGGCACCGCGCGGGCCTGGCTAGAGCAGGGCAACCAGACGTGCAGCGAGGGCCGCGTGATTCAGGAGTGTGGGGTAGGAAACGTCGAGGTGCGCATCACCGGCGACACACTCGCTTTCGCCACCCCGCCGCTCAAGCGGTCCGACCCTCTCAGTGAGGAGGAAAAGGCGCAAGTGCGTGAGGCCTTTGGCGTCGCCAAGCACATGCTTATCGACGCTTCCTACGGCGACAACGGCCCCGGCTGGAAGCTGGCGCTGCTGGATTCGGTGGACACGCTGCGGGCACTCGAGCGGCCGGAGGGAAGCGACTTGAAGGTGGCGTTTGCGGCGCTGACCGGTACTGAAGACCCGGCTTACGAGCTGCGCGCTTTCAACCCGGCATTTGAGGACCCGGTGACCGGCAGCGCCAACGGCGCAATGGCGCAGTGGCTGCGCGGACGCGGGGACGTGCCGCAGCGCTACACGGTTTCGCAGGGCACGGCGCTGGGGCGCGACGGGCGGGTCGAGATCGTCGACGACGGCGAGGAGATCTGGGTGGGCGGCCGCGCGGTGGTGCGGGTGCGGGGCACCCTAAAGGTGTAG
- a CDS encoding pyridoxal-phosphate dependent enzyme: protein MNASSDSDLLSAIGNTPLVDMSAGFSDQSRVWGKLESFNPGGSAKDRTARAMVLDATAKGLLYPGAVAVESSSGNLGIALAREAVVGGWEFHCVVDPRTNQATLSMIAALGAVLHPVTEPDPDTGDWLTARRNLVAQLKDSLGAVNLDQYSNRAAFDAHDQGTMREIVEQLGHAPEMLAVAVSTTGTVGGCLQHIREHGYDTKVVAVDAAGSVLFGGARGERILPGYGAGVVTELSKEVAPDRVVQVEAADAVHAARSLARSTGFAPGASGGAVAWAVSQLLEEGAAEEVVAVFHDDGRAYLDTVYNDEWADAQIGDAK from the coding sequence ATGAATGCGTCCTCTGATTCTGACCTTCTCTCCGCTATCGGCAACACACCCCTTGTGGACATGTCCGCCGGATTCTCCGACCAATCCCGGGTGTGGGGCAAGCTTGAATCATTCAATCCGGGCGGGAGTGCCAAGGACCGCACGGCGCGCGCGATGGTGTTGGACGCTACCGCGAAGGGGCTGTTGTACCCCGGAGCGGTGGCCGTGGAATCCAGCAGCGGCAACCTGGGAATCGCACTAGCGCGCGAAGCTGTCGTCGGCGGATGGGAGTTCCACTGCGTGGTGGACCCGCGCACGAACCAGGCGACGCTTTCGATGATCGCCGCGCTCGGGGCGGTGCTGCACCCGGTGACCGAGCCGGACCCGGACACGGGAGACTGGCTCACGGCGCGGCGCAACCTTGTCGCGCAGCTGAAAGACTCGCTCGGCGCGGTGAACCTGGACCAATACTCCAACCGCGCGGCCTTCGACGCGCATGATCAGGGCACCATGCGCGAGATCGTCGAGCAGCTCGGGCACGCGCCGGAAATGCTGGCGGTGGCGGTGAGTACCACCGGCACCGTCGGTGGCTGTCTCCAGCACATCAGGGAGCACGGCTACGACACCAAGGTCGTGGCGGTCGACGCAGCAGGCTCCGTGCTGTTCGGCGGCGCGCGCGGTGAGCGCATCCTCCCCGGTTACGGCGCGGGCGTGGTGACGGAGCTGTCCAAGGAGGTGGCGCCGGACCGGGTGGTGCAGGTCGAGGCGGCGGATGCGGTGCACGCCGCGCGTTCGCTGGCGCGCTCCACAGGCTTTGCGCCGGGCGCGTCTGGTGGCGCGGTGGCGTGGGCGGTGTCGCAGCTGCTCGAAGAGGGAGCGGCAGAAGAAGTCGTCGCCGTCTTCCACGACGACGGCCGTGCCTACCTCGACACCGTCTACAACGACGAGTGGGCAGACGCGCAGATCGGAGACGCGAAGTGA
- a CDS encoding diaminopimelate decarboxylase: MERARQRGAAIELTVFNDRPIAEASAPGAFGESVPDAWILNAPKSIVETQLGPLDPHDEIAGEFPSRGCVGEHLLASWHAVARHLPPRCSLTHRIEEVEAVEPSADGVIVQGEHFDEALIATGHAHDWPGSLAHEDFGDLTVVAPVYPASNLDVVGKDDVALVRGAALTFIDVVKYADAKVFYPVTRSGRFMEVKAYLEGEAKTTAEPYIELASQKILQCAGLDELTGILAECAEHILRIASGEGSAEDIRAVLRGEDFTGDPVAELRTSIAAARGQRPWTPALAVALAFRDTYDALIDRASFGGRDTLGGRDFDSFTSTMERVAFGPPVESAEVIVDMIAKGRIGTELIARGEEDLKQLAGQVGATAVIDAVLAPPGVVDGTLVGTLVEQGIGQRYGDTRALHVAADGTLVGQTHLAAAGRMNEGLILGHDTFKRTKQDVIPRWADRVSARAMENPERVHGLPPLEPKHFDWSDALLADPERCHQLLEQFGSPVNVLNPAPMQTNIDELVQAGRRAGVLTKVFYARKANKALVFADTARDTGNGVDVASENELRQVLAHDVPGERIILSAAIKPDRLLQLAIDNGVVISVDNRAEYDRIDALAAASGLTARVAPRLAPDPDTMPPTRFGERLGDWVGHVREPSKSIRIVGVHAHLHGYAAADRSAALRECMVLIDAITDAGHNPEFIDIGGGVPMRYLEHEQQWRDWQDAIGQQRAGYAEPMTWKADPLENTYPYWQEPTRGTWLEQVLRDGVAEGLRERGLRLHLEPGRSLLDGCGVILARVAFVKTRSDGLSLVGLEMNRTQCRTTSDDYLTDPVLVKRTPDSSPLEAYLVGAYCIEDELILRRKIRFPRGVAAGDIVAIPNAAGYFMHILESASHQIPLAKNVVWPAGELDAIDRA, encoded by the coding sequence ATGGAACGCGCTCGGCAGCGCGGTGCGGCGATCGAGTTGACCGTGTTCAACGACCGGCCGATTGCGGAGGCATCCGCACCAGGCGCGTTCGGCGAGAGCGTGCCAGACGCCTGGATCCTCAACGCGCCGAAGAGCATTGTGGAAACGCAGCTCGGGCCTCTGGATCCGCACGACGAGATCGCAGGCGAATTTCCCAGCCGTGGTTGTGTGGGCGAGCACCTGCTTGCCTCGTGGCACGCGGTGGCGCGGCACCTGCCGCCGCGCTGTAGCCTCACCCACCGCATAGAAGAAGTCGAGGCAGTCGAACCTTCTGCCGACGGCGTAATCGTCCAAGGCGAGCACTTCGACGAAGCCCTCATCGCCACCGGCCACGCGCACGACTGGCCCGGCTCGCTGGCCCACGAGGACTTCGGCGATCTCACCGTGGTGGCGCCGGTGTACCCCGCGTCCAACCTGGACGTTGTAGGAAAAGACGACGTCGCACTCGTCCGCGGCGCCGCGCTGACGTTTATCGACGTAGTGAAGTATGCCGACGCGAAAGTGTTCTACCCGGTCACGCGCTCCGGCCGGTTCATGGAGGTCAAGGCCTACCTCGAAGGGGAAGCGAAGACAACGGCGGAGCCTTACATCGAGCTTGCGTCGCAAAAGATTCTGCAGTGCGCCGGCCTGGACGAGCTGACCGGCATCCTCGCAGAATGCGCGGAGCACATCCTGCGGATCGCCAGCGGCGAGGGCAGCGCGGAGGACATCCGCGCGGTGCTGCGCGGCGAGGACTTCACTGGGGACCCGGTGGCAGAGCTGCGCACGTCGATAGCAGCCGCGCGCGGCCAGCGCCCCTGGACACCAGCTCTTGCCGTGGCGCTTGCGTTCCGGGACACCTACGACGCGTTGATCGACCGTGCCTCCTTCGGCGGCCGCGACACCCTCGGGGGCAGGGACTTCGACTCCTTCACCTCCACGATGGAGCGCGTCGCGTTCGGCCCGCCGGTCGAGTCCGCGGAGGTGATCGTGGACATGATTGCAAAGGGCCGCATCGGCACCGAACTGATCGCGCGTGGGGAGGAAGACCTCAAACAGCTCGCCGGTCAGGTCGGCGCCACCGCAGTCATCGACGCGGTGCTCGCCCCGCCCGGGGTGGTCGACGGCACGCTGGTCGGCACACTGGTGGAGCAGGGCATCGGGCAACGCTACGGCGACACGCGCGCCCTGCACGTAGCAGCAGACGGTACGCTGGTCGGGCAAACCCACCTCGCCGCGGCAGGGCGGATGAACGAGGGGCTCATCCTCGGCCACGACACATTCAAGCGCACCAAGCAGGACGTCATACCGCGCTGGGCGGACCGCGTCAGCGCCCGTGCGATGGAAAACCCGGAGCGCGTGCACGGCCTGCCGCCGCTGGAGCCGAAGCACTTCGACTGGTCGGACGCGTTGCTGGCAGACCCGGAGCGCTGCCACCAGCTGCTGGAGCAGTTCGGCAGCCCCGTCAACGTGCTCAACCCCGCCCCCATGCAGACCAACATCGACGAGCTCGTTCAAGCCGGCCGGCGCGCGGGCGTGTTAACCAAGGTGTTCTATGCCCGTAAAGCCAACAAGGCCCTCGTCTTCGCCGACACCGCACGCGACACCGGCAACGGCGTGGACGTCGCCAGCGAAAACGAGCTGCGCCAGGTGCTCGCCCACGATGTGCCAGGCGAGCGCATCATCCTCTCCGCCGCCATCAAACCAGACCGGCTGCTGCAGCTGGCCATCGACAACGGCGTGGTCATCTCCGTGGACAACCGCGCGGAGTACGACCGGATCGATGCGCTCGCTGCCGCGTCCGGTCTCACCGCCCGCGTCGCACCGCGCCTGGCTCCGGACCCGGACACGATGCCGCCGACGCGATTCGGCGAGCGGCTGGGGGACTGGGTGGGGCATGTGCGTGAGCCGTCGAAAAGCATTCGCATCGTCGGTGTCCACGCCCACCTCCACGGCTACGCGGCCGCAGACCGCTCCGCAGCGCTGCGCGAGTGCATGGTGCTTATCGACGCCATCACGGACGCCGGCCACAACCCCGAGTTCATTGACATCGGAGGCGGCGTGCCCATGCGCTACCTCGAGCACGAGCAGCAGTGGCGCGACTGGCAAGACGCCATCGGACAACAGCGCGCTGGCTATGCCGAGCCGATGACGTGGAAAGCCGACCCGCTGGAAAACACGTACCCGTATTGGCAAGAACCGACGCGCGGGACATGGCTTGAGCAGGTGCTTAGAGACGGCGTGGCCGAGGGCCTGCGCGAGCGGGGCCTGCGGCTGCATCTGGAGCCGGGGCGCTCGCTGCTGGACGGCTGCGGCGTGATCCTTGCACGGGTCGCGTTTGTGAAAACCCGCTCGGACGGCTTGTCGCTGGTGGGCCTGGAGATGAACCGCACGCAGTGTCGCACCACCTCGGACGACTATCTGACGGATCCGGTGCTGGTGAAACGCACACCCGACTCTTCGCCGCTGGAAGCGTACCTGGTGGGCGCGTACTGCATCGAAGACGAGCTGATCCTGCGCCGTAAGATCCGCTTCCCGCGCGGTGTTGCCGCCGGCGACATCGTGGCCATCCCGAATGCGGCAGGGTACTTCATGCACATCCTGGAAAGCGCCTCCCACCAGATCCCCCTGGCCAAGAACGTGGTGTGGCCGGCAGGGGAGCTCGACGCAATCGACCGCGCCTAA
- a CDS encoding fibronectin type III domain-containing protein, with translation MTILRTRPSKPLRRSAVATAVVISLFAPVTTAVAADAPAGAVNTKISRVVLGIGSDATEANVAWQSKTSELQYLEYWPADNPKDVTSVESPKGPYNAAIFYPHEATMTGLSPETEYVYRVGNDERGWSEQRTFTTGADTDTWSFLAMADAQIGVDAKISEQAAAWNKAVDVATGEHPDSAFLMHLGDQAEGWGAPVKQLEAFTAPEQLQKYRLAVLKGNHETYASDSHFQDTYFLPNEVDDTANYFFNYNNVLFIGLDGNRSSAADIDTHAQFVNDTIAAHGADADWVIVGIHQAPFSQGTHYTDSDVVALRENLTPKLSEAGVDMVLSGHDHIYTRSHLMNGVDPVIPEGASKSGDVLIPEDGEVLYVTSTTATGGKYYDFQDESGEKHPYIREERAHDLAHKSTARWRQDYNPDYTSIDVSPTELKLTTYNINTPYVVDQVTLQKKDADKPTTSTTPSAAESSTPATTTEAPATSTQADKPDAETITTTKTSEKVVTSTETSVGTATLTETSTQTSPVTKVVEKTKTVPTTVRETVTKTEQVTVPTTVTKHADPKATDPKTTEPKATDPETTEPKPTDTKQAEGSSEQSSGGSSTAGIILSVLAILVGLLAAVFAVLSHVNPQWVQELRDRFNI, from the coding sequence ATGACCATCTTGCGCACACGTCCTTCGAAGCCGCTGCGCCGCAGCGCTGTCGCCACCGCTGTAGTTATCTCCCTGTTCGCCCCCGTGACCACCGCAGTCGCAGCCGACGCACCGGCGGGCGCGGTCAACACCAAGATCAGCCGGGTCGTGCTCGGCATCGGCTCGGACGCCACCGAAGCCAACGTTGCGTGGCAGTCCAAGACCAGCGAGCTGCAGTACTTGGAGTACTGGCCGGCGGATAACCCGAAGGACGTGACCAGCGTCGAGTCCCCGAAGGGGCCGTACAACGCTGCCATCTTCTACCCCCACGAGGCCACGATGACCGGTCTTTCCCCGGAGACCGAGTACGTCTACCGGGTGGGCAACGACGAGCGCGGCTGGAGCGAGCAGCGCACCTTCACCACCGGCGCCGATACCGATACGTGGAGCTTTTTGGCCATGGCTGACGCGCAGATCGGCGTGGACGCAAAGATAAGCGAGCAGGCCGCCGCGTGGAACAAGGCAGTCGACGTCGCTACCGGCGAGCACCCGGACTCCGCCTTCCTCATGCACCTGGGCGACCAGGCTGAGGGCTGGGGTGCGCCGGTGAAGCAGCTGGAGGCCTTCACCGCTCCGGAGCAGCTGCAGAAGTACCGCCTGGCTGTGCTCAAGGGCAACCACGAAACCTACGCCTCGGACAGCCACTTCCAGGACACCTACTTCCTGCCCAACGAGGTGGACGACACCGCAAACTACTTCTTCAACTACAACAACGTCCTGTTTATCGGCCTCGATGGCAACCGCTCGAGCGCCGCCGACATCGACACCCACGCACAGTTCGTCAACGACACCATCGCCGCACACGGCGCAGACGCAGACTGGGTCATCGTGGGCATCCACCAGGCGCCGTTTTCCCAGGGCACCCACTACACCGACAGCGACGTGGTGGCGCTGCGGGAAAACCTCACCCCGAAGCTGTCCGAGGCCGGCGTGGACATGGTGCTCAGCGGCCACGACCACATCTACACCCGCTCTCACCTGATGAACGGTGTGGACCCCGTCATCCCGGAGGGCGCCTCCAAGTCCGGCGACGTGCTGATCCCGGAGGACGGCGAGGTCCTCTACGTCACCTCCACCACCGCCACGGGCGGCAAGTACTACGACTTCCAGGACGAGTCTGGCGAGAAGCACCCGTACATCCGCGAGGAGCGCGCCCACGATCTGGCGCACAAGTCCACCGCCCGCTGGCGCCAGGATTACAACCCGGATTACACCAGCATCGACGTCTCCCCGACAGAGCTGAAGCTGACCACCTACAACATCAACACTCCGTACGTGGTGGATCAGGTCACGCTGCAGAAGAAGGACGCTGACAAGCCGACCACTTCCACCACGCCGTCCGCCGCGGAAAGCTCCACCCCGGCGACCACCACCGAAGCCCCGGCAACTTCCACCCAGGCCGACAAGCCCGACGCGGAGACCATCACCACGACGAAGACTTCCGAGAAGGTGGTCACCTCCACCGAAACCTCGGTGGGCACCGCTACGTTGACGGAGACCTCCACGCAGACTTCCCCGGTGACGAAGGTTGTGGAGAAGACGAAGACGGTCCCCACCACGGTGCGAGAGACTGTGACCAAGACCGAGCAGGTCACTGTTCCGACTACCGTCACGAAGCACGCGGACCCGAAGGCCACGGATCCGAAGACCACCGAGCCGAAGGCCACGGATCCGGAAACCACCGAACCGAAGCCCACCGATACCAAGCAGGCTGAAGGCAGCTCCGAGCAGAGCTCCGGCGGCAGCAGCACCGCCGGCATCATCCTGTCGGTGCTGGCAATCCTGGTTGGGCTGCTGGCTGCGGTCTTCGCGGTCCTGTCCCACGTGAACCCGCAGTGGGTTCAGGAGCTGCGCGACCGGTTCAACATCTAA
- a CDS encoding alkaline phosphatase D family protein, which translates to MSAKFRVNRRIFLQTVAAAAAATAIGTGGAYAARRGTVSTPEVPTPAQQWDLPFLHGVASGDPLPDRVILWTRVTPSREALPGSGLGEDVELEWQIADSEDFSRPQTGTVTTSADSDHTVHVDPTGLKPATEYFYRFIVKSGEHAGATSPVGRTLTAPEQSAELDQLNLAIASCANWESGFFAAYGDMAQRARSGEIDHVVFLGDYIYEYPTGEYAGKSGVARMHHPEWEISTLEDYRQRHGRYRTDLNLQAAHTACPWIVIWDDHETANNSWFEGAENHTDGRVEGEWPERLSAAKQAYFEWLPVRAQSAGEERLLYRSFTFGDLAQLTMMDLRTYRDAETTGANFANDDRTMLGKKQFDWVAQQLQESTARWDVLGNSVMVSPMRFVTIPDNEKANIAAGYMKERATGIAVNSDQWDGYAAERDRLLTMLDEQESNALFLTGDIHSEWANSIASPSGFGEIGCEMVTTSISAPNVDEILTSAFGTYHEEDNPTSLLVEQTIRDANPWVSHIDFDAHGYGVASIHRDYVDMLYYRVSDVEDPDASVSLGEKRQWRMGEGFVEA; encoded by the coding sequence ATGAGCGCAAAGTTCCGTGTTAATCGACGAATTTTCCTGCAAACTGTCGCAGCGGCCGCAGCCGCGACCGCGATCGGTACCGGCGGTGCCTACGCCGCCCGCCGGGGCACGGTTTCCACGCCGGAGGTGCCCACGCCCGCGCAGCAGTGGGACCTTCCGTTCCTCCACGGCGTCGCTTCCGGCGACCCGCTGCCGGACCGCGTGATTTTGTGGACTCGCGTGACCCCCTCGCGCGAGGCGCTGCCCGGCTCTGGGCTCGGCGAGGATGTGGAGCTGGAATGGCAAATTGCTGATTCCGAGGACTTTTCGCGCCCGCAGACCGGCACGGTGACGACGTCGGCGGATTCGGACCACACCGTCCACGTGGACCCGACCGGGCTGAAGCCGGCTACCGAGTACTTCTACCGCTTCATCGTGAAAAGCGGCGAACACGCCGGCGCCACCTCTCCGGTGGGGCGCACCCTCACTGCGCCGGAGCAGAGCGCTGAGCTGGATCAGCTCAACCTCGCCATCGCGTCGTGCGCGAACTGGGAATCCGGCTTCTTTGCCGCCTACGGGGACATGGCCCAGCGCGCCCGGTCGGGCGAGATCGACCACGTGGTCTTTCTGGGCGACTACATCTACGAGTACCCGACCGGCGAGTACGCAGGTAAAAGCGGTGTCGCGCGCATGCACCACCCAGAATGGGAGATCTCCACGCTGGAGGACTACCGCCAGCGCCACGGCCGCTACCGCACGGACCTGAACCTGCAGGCCGCGCACACGGCGTGCCCGTGGATTGTCATCTGGGACGACCACGAAACGGCGAACAACAGCTGGTTCGAGGGCGCTGAGAACCACACCGACGGCCGTGTGGAGGGCGAGTGGCCGGAACGCTTGAGTGCCGCGAAGCAGGCCTACTTTGAGTGGCTGCCGGTGCGCGCGCAGTCCGCGGGCGAGGAGCGGCTGCTTTACCGCAGCTTCACGTTCGGCGACTTGGCGCAGCTGACCATGATGGATTTGCGCACTTACCGCGACGCGGAAACCACCGGTGCGAACTTCGCCAACGACGACCGCACGATGCTGGGTAAGAAGCAGTTCGATTGGGTGGCGCAGCAGCTGCAGGAGTCCACCGCCCGCTGGGACGTGCTGGGCAATTCGGTGATGGTCTCGCCGATGCGCTTTGTCACCATTCCGGACAATGAGAAGGCCAACATCGCTGCCGGCTACATGAAGGAGCGTGCGACGGGCATCGCGGTGAACTCGGATCAGTGGGACGGCTACGCCGCGGAGCGCGACCGCCTGCTCACCATGTTGGACGAGCAGGAGTCGAACGCGCTGTTTCTCACCGGCGACATTCACTCGGAGTGGGCGAACTCGATCGCCTCGCCGTCCGGCTTCGGCGAGATCGGATGCGAGATGGTCACAACCTCAATCTCCGCGCCCAACGTGGATGAGATCCTCACCAGCGCGTTCGGCACGTACCACGAGGAGGACAACCCCACGTCGCTGCTGGTGGAGCAGACGATTCGGGATGCCAACCCGTGGGTCAGCCACATCGATTTTGACGCGCACGGCTACGGCGTGGCGAGCATCCACCGCGATTATGTCGACATGCTCTACTACCGCGTCTCGGACGTGGAGGACCCGGACGCTTCTGTCAGCTTGGGCGAGAAGCGCCAGTGGCGCATGGGCGAGGGGTTCGTCGAGGCATAA